The following are encoded in a window of Sphaeramia orbicularis chromosome 20, fSphaOr1.1, whole genome shotgun sequence genomic DNA:
- the LOC115410981 gene encoding uncharacterized protein LOC115410981 isoform X1, with protein MRTFHRALVFALIAVNILSPIYMLDFCQSSDLDCHNHDMSSDIQPSAHTYKSRWNISVTNLMKDLDHFRVSSKKLIETFPVDEISGNFVRTVKNCIFSKSIPTPLKGPLKLAALSKVVIEEILDLDMAVTHSSDFLQFISGGRLLPGSVPLAHRYGGHQFGFWAGQLGDGRAHSLGQYKNRKGDVWELQLKGSGKTPFSRSGDGRAVIRSSVREFLCSEAMHSLGIPTSRAASLIVSEEPVLRDQFYNGNVKTERGAVVLRLAKSWFRIGSLEILAESGEIDLLRKLLDFVINEHFPSIKANDPDKYLVFYATVVNETAHLIAQWMSVGFAHGVCNTDNFSLLSITIDYGPFGFMESYNPNFVPNTSDDEGRYRIGAQANVGLFNLEKLLVSLSPVLSQKQQKEAKHILKGYVDIYQMRIHQLFKAKLGLLGEETNDGFLIAFLLQMMEDTQSDFTMTFRQLSEASADQLHSRDFTQLWALEDLSLHLHFSEWLSTYLLRLNRQENEDVDRQHRMQSVNPRYVLRNWMAESAIQKAEMNDFSEVELLHHVLSFPFVTQETAEEAGYAARPPQWAKGLKVSCSS; from the exons ATGCGGACCTTCCACAGAGCATTAGTCTTTGCCCTCATAGCAGTAAATATCCTTTCACCTATTTATatgcttgatttttgccaaagtaGTGACCTAGACTGTCACAACCATGACATGTCATCAGACATACAGCCATCCgcacacacctataaatccagaTGGAACATTAGTGTCACAAACCTGATGAAGGACTTGGACCACTTCAGAGTATCATCCAAAAAGCTCATAG AAACATTCCCAGTTGATGAGATTAGTGGCAACTTTGTCCGCACTGTGAAAAACTGCATATTTTCCAAATCCATTCCAACCCCACTGAAAGGCCCGTTAAAGCTGGCAGCACTTTCTAAG GTTGTCATAGAGGAGATATTAGATTTAGACATGGCTGTAACACACTCCAGTGACTTTCTGCAGTTTATCAGTGGTGGCAGGCTGCTACCAGGATCTGTCCCTCTGGCACACAGATATGGAGGTCATCAG TTTGGCTTCTGGGCGGGTCAGCTGGGTGATGGTCGAGCGCATTCCCTTGGTCAGTATAAAAACAG GAAAGGAGACGTGTGGGAACTGCAGCTTAAAGGCTCTGGGAAAACACcattttcaag GTCAGGAGATGGTCGAGCTGTGATCCGCTCATCTGTCAGAGAGTTTCTGTGCAGCGAGGCCATGCATTCCTTAGGGATTCCCACAAGCAGGGCTGCCAG TCTAATTGTAAGTGAGGAACCAGTGCTGAGGGACCAGTTCTACAACGGCAACGTGAAGACGGAAAGAG GAGCTGTTGTTCTTCGTTTAGCTAAGTCATGGTTTCGGATTGGATCATTAGAAATTTTGGCTGAAAGTGGAGAGATAGATCTTCTAAG AAAACTACTGGATTTTGTGATTAATGaacatttcccttcaatcaaaGCAAATGACCCAGATAAATATTTA GTGTTTTATGCCACAGTTGTAAATGAAACAGCACATCTGATCGCACAGTGGATGTCAGTGGGATTTGCACATG GTGTGTGCAACACAGACAACTTCAGTCTCCTGTCCATCACTATCGACTATGGGCCCTTTGGCTTCATGGAGTCATACAACCCTA ACTTTGTCCCAAACACTTCTGATGATGAGGGCAGATACAGGATCGGAGCTCAGGCCAACGTGGGTCTGTTTAACCTGGAGAAGCTGCTGGTGTCTCTGAGTCCAGTGCTTTctcaaaaacagcagaaaga GGCTAAACATATTTTAAAAGGATATGTAGATATTTACCAGATGAG GATTCACCAACTTTTCAAAGCCAAACTTGGCCTTCTTGGTGAGGAAACGAATGATGGTTTCCTTATCGCCTTCCTGCTTCAG ATGATGGAGGACACACAGAGTGACTTCACTATGACCTTCAGGCAGCTCAGTGAAGCGTCTGCAGATCAGCTTCACAGCAGGGACTTCACACAG TTGTGGGCTCTTGAGGACCTTTCATTGCACTTGCATTTCTCTGAATGGCTCAGCACATACCTGCTTCGCCTCAACAG GCAGGAAAATGAAGATGTGGATCGTCAACACAGGATGCAAA GTGTAAATCCTCGGTACGTTCTGAGGAACTGGATGGCCGAGTCAGCTATACAGAAAGCTGAGATGAATGATTTTTCAGAG GTGGAGCTGCTGCACCATGTCCTATCGTTTCCCTTTGTTACACAAGAGACTGCAGAGGAGGCGGGCTATGCAGCACGACCTCCACAGTgggctaaagggttaaaagtcaGCTGTTCCTCTTGA
- the LOC115410981 gene encoding uncharacterized protein LOC115410981 isoform X2 yields the protein MRTFHRALVFALIAVNILSPIYMLDFCQSSDLDCHNHDMSSDIQPSAHTYKSRWNISVTNLMKDLDHFRVSSKKLIETFPVDEISGNFVRTVKNCIFSKSIPTPLKGPLKLAALSKVVIEEILDLDMAVTHSSDFLQFISGGRLLPGSVPLAHRYGGHQFGFWAGQLGDGRAHSLGQYKNRKGDVWELQLKGSGKTPFSRSGDGRAVIRSSVREFLCSEAMHSLGIPTSRAASLIVSEEPVLRDQFYNGNVKTERGAVVLRLAKSWFRIGSLEILAESGEIDLLRKLLDFVINEHFPSIKANDPDKYLVFYATVVNETAHLIAQWMSVGFAHGVCNTDNFSLLSITIDYGPFGFMESYNPNFVPNTSDDEGRYRIGAQANVGLFNLEKLLVSLSPVLSQKQQKEAKHILKGYVDIYQMRIHQLFKAKLGLLGEETNDGFLIAFLLQMMEDTQSDFTMTFRQLSEASADQLHSRDFTQLWALEDLSLHLHFSEWLSTYLLRLNRQENEDVDRQHRMQSKQTKRIRTFEKATSVFI from the exons ATGCGGACCTTCCACAGAGCATTAGTCTTTGCCCTCATAGCAGTAAATATCCTTTCACCTATTTATatgcttgatttttgccaaagtaGTGACCTAGACTGTCACAACCATGACATGTCATCAGACATACAGCCATCCgcacacacctataaatccagaTGGAACATTAGTGTCACAAACCTGATGAAGGACTTGGACCACTTCAGAGTATCATCCAAAAAGCTCATAG AAACATTCCCAGTTGATGAGATTAGTGGCAACTTTGTCCGCACTGTGAAAAACTGCATATTTTCCAAATCCATTCCAACCCCACTGAAAGGCCCGTTAAAGCTGGCAGCACTTTCTAAG GTTGTCATAGAGGAGATATTAGATTTAGACATGGCTGTAACACACTCCAGTGACTTTCTGCAGTTTATCAGTGGTGGCAGGCTGCTACCAGGATCTGTCCCTCTGGCACACAGATATGGAGGTCATCAG TTTGGCTTCTGGGCGGGTCAGCTGGGTGATGGTCGAGCGCATTCCCTTGGTCAGTATAAAAACAG GAAAGGAGACGTGTGGGAACTGCAGCTTAAAGGCTCTGGGAAAACACcattttcaag GTCAGGAGATGGTCGAGCTGTGATCCGCTCATCTGTCAGAGAGTTTCTGTGCAGCGAGGCCATGCATTCCTTAGGGATTCCCACAAGCAGGGCTGCCAG TCTAATTGTAAGTGAGGAACCAGTGCTGAGGGACCAGTTCTACAACGGCAACGTGAAGACGGAAAGAG GAGCTGTTGTTCTTCGTTTAGCTAAGTCATGGTTTCGGATTGGATCATTAGAAATTTTGGCTGAAAGTGGAGAGATAGATCTTCTAAG AAAACTACTGGATTTTGTGATTAATGaacatttcccttcaatcaaaGCAAATGACCCAGATAAATATTTA GTGTTTTATGCCACAGTTGTAAATGAAACAGCACATCTGATCGCACAGTGGATGTCAGTGGGATTTGCACATG GTGTGTGCAACACAGACAACTTCAGTCTCCTGTCCATCACTATCGACTATGGGCCCTTTGGCTTCATGGAGTCATACAACCCTA ACTTTGTCCCAAACACTTCTGATGATGAGGGCAGATACAGGATCGGAGCTCAGGCCAACGTGGGTCTGTTTAACCTGGAGAAGCTGCTGGTGTCTCTGAGTCCAGTGCTTTctcaaaaacagcagaaaga GGCTAAACATATTTTAAAAGGATATGTAGATATTTACCAGATGAG GATTCACCAACTTTTCAAAGCCAAACTTGGCCTTCTTGGTGAGGAAACGAATGATGGTTTCCTTATCGCCTTCCTGCTTCAG ATGATGGAGGACACACAGAGTGACTTCACTATGACCTTCAGGCAGCTCAGTGAAGCGTCTGCAGATCAGCTTCACAGCAGGGACTTCACACAG TTGTGGGCTCTTGAGGACCTTTCATTGCACTTGCATTTCTCTGAATGGCTCAGCACATACCTGCTTCGCCTCAACAG GCAGGAAAATGAAGATGTGGATCGTCAACACAGGATGCAAAGTAAGCAAACAAAGAGAATCAGGACATTTGAAAAAGCGA cttctgtatttatttaa